The Planctomycetota bacterium genome has a window encoding:
- a CDS encoding SUMF1/EgtB/PvdO family nonheme iron enzyme, with amino-acid sequence MSHVTANYDPQELDRTMVHVPAGKVLFGLTPEEKAAQARAAGVHPDMLHFHADRRELEVPAFWMDKHPVTRGQFLRFMQATGYSILYNGWLVGWAELTGWHHFAPENLALPMVGVNSEDAAAYAAWLGKRLPTEAEWERAWRGDDGRLWPWGSEWRDGLCFRNSGNVSLAVAIPVGAYPDTGPFGLGSYGLVGEWVKVVFPQTNRAGTAADPSPAVLAGGAFCHRQPYSFLPSNRLSWSSQMRIYDSGFRCVADRPPADLVAAPAYRVERFEPPKPVAIRQDLYLKAPIRLVPYQCSTFAIYVPWFPESLWVLDCPEGDWDEFGGANSWPSRPKADWLVPWKAEADGTRISYLREHAGKRVFFEAWAEGHAVRWRFDLEGVAPVRAGSFCLKTLSPFFSSQERYTQVRIEGDKVTRCCERPLAPEPSASLFWSLGEVPPPARAACLSYDGRGRMLFPEGDLVFSGNGWPHCTHVTPGGWGTGERRSDLIEKSGGGSVAFCVRREDGA; translated from the coding sequence ATGAGCCACGTGACGGCGAACTACGACCCCCAGGAACTCGATCGGACGATGGTGCACGTGCCCGCCGGCAAGGTGCTCTTCGGCCTCACGCCCGAGGAGAAGGCGGCCCAGGCACGGGCCGCGGGAGTCCACCCCGACATGCTGCACTTCCACGCCGACCGCCGCGAGCTGGAGGTGCCCGCCTTCTGGATGGATAAGCACCCAGTCACCCGCGGCCAGTTCCTGCGCTTCATGCAGGCGACGGGCTACAGCATCCTCTACAACGGCTGGCTCGTGGGCTGGGCCGAGTTGACGGGGTGGCATCACTTCGCCCCCGAGAACCTCGCCCTGCCGATGGTGGGCGTGAACTCGGAGGATGCCGCCGCCTACGCCGCCTGGCTCGGGAAGCGGCTGCCCACCGAGGCGGAGTGGGAGCGGGCCTGGCGCGGCGACGACGGCCGCCTGTGGCCCTGGGGCAGCGAGTGGCGCGACGGCCTGTGCTTCCGCAACTCGGGCAACGTGAGCCTGGCCGTGGCGATCCCCGTGGGCGCGTATCCCGACACAGGGCCGTTCGGGCTCGGCAGCTACGGCCTTGTCGGTGAGTGGGTCAAGGTCGTCTTCCCGCAAACCAACAGGGCGGGCACCGCCGCCGACCCGTCGCCCGCCGTCCTCGCCGGTGGCGCCTTCTGCCACCGCCAGCCCTACTCGTTCCTCCCCTCGAACCGCCTGTCGTGGTCGAGCCAGATGCGCATCTACGACAGCGGCTTCCGCTGTGTGGCCGACAGGCCGCCCGCCGACCTTGTGGCGGCGCCCGCCTATCGCGTCGAACGCTTCGAACCGCCCAAGCCCGTCGCCATCCGCCAAGACCTCTACCTCAAGGCTCCCATCCGCCTCGTGCCCTACCAGTGCAGCACCTTCGCCATCTACGTGCCCTGGTTCCCCGAGAGCCTGTGGGTGCTCGACTGCCCCGAAGGCGATTGGGACGAGTTCGGCGGGGCCAACTCGTGGCCGAGCCGCCCCAAGGCCGACTGGCTTGTGCCCTGGAAGGCCGAAGCCGACGGCACGCGGATCAGCTATCTTCGCGAGCACGCAGGCAAGAGGGTCTTCTTCGAGGCCTGGGCCGAGGGCCACGCGGTGCGCTGGCGCTTCGACCTGGAGGGCGTGGCCCCCGTGCGGGCCGGCTCGTTCTGCCTCAAGACCCTCAGCCCCTTCTTCTCGAGCCAGGAGCGTTACACCCAGGTGCGCATCGAGGGCGACAAGGTGACGCGCTGCTGCGAGCGCCCGCTGGCCCCCGAGCCCTCGGCCAGCCTCTTCTGGAGCCTGGGCGAGGTGCCGCCTCCCGCCCGTGCAGCCTGCCTCTCCTACGACGGCCGCGGCCGCATGCTCTTCCCCGAGGGCGACCTGGTGTTCTCCGGCAACGGCTGGCCGCACTGCACCCACGTGACGCCCGGCGGCTGGGGCACCGGCGAGCGGCGCAGCGACCTCATCGAGAAGTCAGGCGGGGGGAGCGTGGCGTTCTGTGTGAGGCGTGAAGACGGGGCTTGA
- a CDS encoding pseudouridine synthase, producing the protein MSLPEGRILMLHKPKGVVVTRRDERGRKTVYDVLPDWALAGGWVPVGRLDQDSTGLLLLVKEGELVERLTRPGACPKTYEVWVRGRVTAEHLEAIRRGIPSPVGLLTAIRVETLGGAGPKSRLRVTLDEGRNRHIRRLFGALRDPKFGTPLKVVELKRTQMGPLALDVPSGSWRFLSESEATALLGGRK; encoded by the coding sequence ATGAGTCTCCCCGAGGGGCGCATCCTGATGCTTCACAAGCCCAAGGGCGTCGTGGTGACGCGGCGCGACGAGCGCGGGCGGAAGACCGTGTACGACGTGTTGCCCGACTGGGCGCTGGCCGGCGGCTGGGTGCCGGTCGGCCGGCTGGACCAGGACAGCACGGGGCTGCTGCTCCTTGTGAAGGAGGGCGAACTGGTCGAACGCCTCACGCGGCCAGGCGCCTGCCCGAAGACCTATGAGGTGTGGGTCCGCGGGCGCGTCACCGCGGAGCACCTGGAGGCAATCCGCAGAGGCATCCCGTCGCCAGTAGGACTGCTCACGGCCATCCGCGTCGAAACGCTCGGCGGCGCGGGGCCGAAGTCGCGCCTCCGCGTGACCCTCGACGAGGGCAGGAACCGCCACATCCGCCGCCTGTTCGGCGCGCTGCGCGACCCGAAGTTCGGCACGCCCCTGAAAGTGGTAGAATTGAAGCGCACGCAGATGGGCCCCCTGGCCCTCGATGTGCCGTCGGGAAGCTGGCGCTTCCTGAGCGAGAGCGAGGCCACAGCGCTGCTTGGAGGACGGAAATGA
- a CDS encoding inositol monophosphatase family protein: MTLADTALAAARAAGDIQKRLWGTLLHVDQATRNDVKLEADRLCEQAIVEIIRRDWPHHAILTEEAGALGDDGDCQWIIDPLDGTVSFFYGMPYFCTSVACYRRPTGQAATFPRGLESLGEPLVGVVYAPPTDELFVAEAGRGATLNGKAIRPSTVTTLEESMIGTGFGARPGAVAHFVEQIGRLAPRVRKVRAMGSAAYDLCNVACGRFTGFYEQRLRSWDIAAAAVILREAGAVLDAIETSEAEWNTLAAAPGIYEELRDLVRRP; encoded by the coding sequence ATGACGCTGGCGGATACCGCTCTCGCCGCGGCGCGGGCTGCGGGCGACATCCAGAAGCGCCTCTGGGGCACGCTGCTCCACGTGGACCAGGCGACGCGCAACGACGTGAAGCTCGAGGCCGACCGCTTGTGCGAGCAGGCCATCGTGGAGATCATCCGCCGCGACTGGCCCCACCACGCCATCCTCACCGAGGAGGCGGGCGCTCTCGGCGACGACGGTGACTGCCAGTGGATCATTGATCCCCTCGACGGCACGGTGAGCTTCTTCTACGGCATGCCGTACTTCTGCACCTCCGTCGCCTGCTACCGCCGGCCGACGGGCCAGGCGGCGACATTCCCCCGTGGCCTCGAGTCGCTCGGCGAGCCGCTGGTCGGGGTGGTCTACGCGCCGCCGACCGACGAGCTGTTCGTCGCCGAGGCGGGCCGGGGCGCCACCCTCAACGGCAAAGCCATTCGGCCTAGCACGGTCACGACGCTCGAAGAGTCCATGATCGGCACGGGCTTTGGCGCGCGGCCGGGCGCGGTGGCTCACTTCGTGGAGCAGATCGGCCGCCTCGCGCCCCGCGTCCGCAAGGTGCGGGCGATGGGCTCGGCCGCCTACGACCTGTGCAACGTCGCCTGCGGCCGCTTCACGGGCTTCTACGAGCAACGCCTCCGCAGTTGGGACATTGCGGCGGCAGCCGTGATCCTCCGCGAGGCCGGCGCCGTGCTCGACGCCATCGAGACCTCCGAGGCCGAGTGGAACACCCTCGCCGCCGCCCCGGGCATCTACGAGGAACTCCGCGACCTGGTGAGAAGGCCATGA
- a CDS encoding DUF4091 domain-containing protein gives MRITAWLASSLQRLFPLSAPGRGRALVLPAARGEKAAFQVGVRVEGHDPVEVAVRTAAADGLAVQVRRVGCVPVPHHNTATPVEELDGVGRIPGYVPDPLFPESAARVAPGEVAAFWLTVTVLKEARPGPHGIEVEVFAAGKPQRPLKATVIVSEVVLAKRRGFHALHWFYTDALCDWYKVEPFSHAFWPVCEAYLRNYAEHGLDTIYVPAFTPPLDGVKRPTQLLGVRQSKKNAGRGRAAHDEYRFDWRLVRRWIGLAKKCGITHFEWTHLFTQWGVKHAIRIYERHDGGRLLWPPETGATSPTYRTFLAQFLPALERFLREEKLLNRSFFHISDEPHGDEHLANYRAARAMVRELAPWMKTMDALSDIRFGREGLVDTPVPSISTTRQFVEEGIPCWTYFCCGPRGKFLNRLLDTPLAKARMAGWLFYRFGVGGFLHWGYNYWYKSQTQQLIDPFTVTDGLAWPGWAYGDTFQVYPGPGGPLDSIRWESRFRTTRSSRPSACPATARCWRR, from the coding sequence GTGAGGATCACGGCCTGGCTTGCCTCGTCGCTCCAGCGCCTCTTTCCCTTGAGCGCGCCGGGCCGAGGGCGGGCGCTCGTGCTGCCTGCGGCACGTGGCGAGAAGGCGGCGTTCCAGGTCGGCGTGCGGGTGGAAGGACATGACCCAGTCGAGGTCGCGGTGCGCACCGCCGCAGCCGATGGCCTGGCCGTGCAGGTGCGGCGCGTGGGCTGCGTGCCTGTGCCGCATCACAATACGGCGACGCCGGTTGAGGAACTGGACGGCGTCGGCCGCATCCCCGGCTATGTGCCCGACCCGCTCTTCCCCGAGTCGGCTGCGCGGGTCGCGCCCGGCGAGGTGGCCGCCTTCTGGCTCACCGTCACGGTGCTCAAGGAAGCGAGGCCAGGGCCGCACGGCATCGAGGTCGAGGTCTTCGCCGCCGGCAAGCCGCAGCGGCCGCTGAAGGCCACGGTCATCGTCTCGGAGGTGGTTCTGGCGAAACGCAGAGGCTTCCACGCGCTGCACTGGTTCTATACCGATGCGCTCTGCGATTGGTACAAGGTGGAGCCATTCTCCCACGCCTTCTGGCCGGTCTGCGAAGCCTACCTGCGCAACTACGCCGAGCATGGCCTCGACACGATCTACGTGCCCGCCTTCACCCCGCCGCTCGACGGGGTGAAGCGGCCGACGCAGCTCCTGGGGGTGAGGCAGAGCAAGAAGAACGCGGGACGGGGACGTGCCGCCCACGATGAATACAGATTCGACTGGCGCCTCGTGCGGCGCTGGATCGGGCTGGCGAAGAAGTGCGGCATCACGCACTTCGAGTGGACGCATCTCTTCACCCAATGGGGCGTCAAGCACGCCATCCGCATCTACGAGCGCCACGACGGCGGCAGGCTCCTCTGGCCGCCCGAGACCGGTGCCACGTCGCCCACCTACCGCACCTTCCTCGCCCAGTTCCTCCCCGCCCTGGAGCGTTTCCTGCGCGAGGAGAAGCTGCTCAATCGCTCCTTCTTCCACATCTCAGACGAGCCGCACGGCGACGAGCACCTGGCCAACTACCGCGCCGCCCGCGCGATGGTGCGCGAACTCGCCCCCTGGATGAAGACGATGGACGCTCTGTCCGACATCCGTTTCGGCCGCGAGGGACTGGTGGACACCCCCGTGCCCAGCATCTCGACCACGCGCCAGTTCGTCGAGGAGGGCATCCCGTGCTGGACGTATTTCTGCTGCGGCCCGCGGGGCAAGTTCCTCAACCGCCTGCTCGACACGCCGCTCGCCAAGGCCCGCATGGCCGGCTGGCTCTTCTACCGCTTCGGCGTCGGCGGATTCCTCCATTGGGGCTACAACTACTGGTACAAGAGCCAGACGCAGCAACTGATTGACCCGTTCACCGTCACCGACGGCCTGGCGTGGCCGGGCTGGGCCTATGGCGACACGTTCCAGGTCTACCCCGGCCCCGGCGGGCCGCTCGATTCGATCCGCTGGGAGAGTCGCTTCAGGACTACGCGCTCCTCCAGACCCTCGGCGTGCCCCGCAACGGCGCGCTGCTGGCGCCGCTGA
- a CDS encoding alpha-L-fucosidase, translating to MNVNKKDFVVEDTSAARLQATPEGVKAFVDAKFGLSVHWGLYALNGRGEWVYYSERIPLATYRERLGQFNPERFCAEEWADLMLEAGQKFLLITSKHHDGFCLWDTPSTDWKITRTPFRRDPLAELAVALRDRGLALHFYYSILDWTHPAYRNDWPAYVAYYQGHIRELCTRFGKIGGILFDGYWPRCEFETPDEQLYFPARGPWDLAGTYDLIHSLQPDAVVVNNTHVLPLKGEDYQVWELDMPGENTIGFNTTEIGDKPKAVWWNLNGGWAYNPRAHAVKDPADIVAKLKEANRRGATFMLNVGPRPWGDIHPEEQAALRCIGQLLRKEGAK from the coding sequence ATGAACGTGAACAAGAAGGACTTCGTGGTGGAGGACACCAGCGCGGCGCGGCTCCAGGCCACGCCCGAAGGCGTCAAGGCATTTGTGGATGCCAAATTCGGCCTCTCCGTGCACTGGGGCCTCTACGCCCTCAACGGCCGCGGCGAGTGGGTCTACTACTCCGAGCGCATCCCGCTCGCCACCTACCGCGAGCGGCTGGGCCAGTTCAACCCCGAACGCTTCTGCGCCGAGGAGTGGGCCGACCTGATGCTCGAGGCGGGGCAGAAGTTCCTCCTCATCACCTCGAAGCACCACGACGGCTTCTGCCTGTGGGACACGCCCTCGACCGACTGGAAGATCACCCGCACGCCGTTCCGCCGCGACCCGCTAGCCGAGCTGGCCGTGGCCCTGCGCGACCGTGGCCTGGCGTTGCACTTCTACTACTCGATCCTCGACTGGACGCATCCCGCCTACCGTAACGACTGGCCGGCCTACGTGGCCTACTATCAGGGACACATCCGCGAGCTCTGCACCCGCTTCGGAAAGATCGGCGGCATTCTTTTCGACGGCTACTGGCCCCGCTGCGAGTTCGAGACGCCTGACGAGCAGCTCTACTTCCCCGCCCGCGGGCCCTGGGACCTTGCGGGCACCTACGACCTCATCCACTCGCTCCAGCCCGACGCCGTGGTGGTCAACAACACCCACGTCCTCCCCCTCAAGGGCGAAGACTACCAGGTGTGGGAGCTGGACATGCCGGGCGAGAACACCATCGGCTTCAACACCACCGAGATCGGCGACAAGCCGAAGGCCGTGTGGTGGAACCTCAACGGCGGCTGGGCCTACAACCCCCGCGCCCACGCCGTCAAGGACCCCGCCGACATCGTGGCGAAGCTGAAGGAGGCCAATCGGCGCGGCGCCACCTTCATGCTCAACGTCGGGCCGCGCCCTTGGGGCGACATCCATCCTGAGGAGCAGGCGGCGCTCCGCTGCATCGGGCAGTTGCTGCGCAAGGAGGGCGCGAAGTGA
- a CDS encoding formylglycine-generating enzyme family protein yields the protein MRLTLLPAGTFTMGSQRNDEGDEPAHQVTLNAFYMDIHEVTQAEYERLMGKNPSLWKDPRNPVEQIRWRQAAAYCNARSREEGLRPAYDEKTWGCDFEADGYRLPTEAEWEYACRAGTTTAWFFGSGPGKLGDYAWFRDNCMRTPQAVGQKLPNPWGLYDLYGNVWEWCHDYYAEDYYKASPERDPRGPEKGDTRVIRGGAWSSKATQCRSAYRDQEYPEFTDVCFAADRNGLIGFRCVRPAPPAQK from the coding sequence GTGCGACTGACCCTCCTTCCCGCCGGCACCTTCACCATGGGCAGCCAGAGGAACGACGAGGGAGATGAGCCGGCACATCAAGTCACGCTCAACGCCTTCTACATGGACATTCATGAAGTGACCCAGGCCGAATACGAGCGGCTGATGGGCAAGAACCCGTCGCTGTGGAAAGACCCGAGGAACCCCGTCGAACAGATTCGTTGGCGCCAGGCCGCCGCCTACTGCAACGCACGCTCCCGCGAGGAAGGGCTTCGGCCCGCCTACGACGAGAAGACGTGGGGCTGCGATTTCGAGGCGGACGGCTATCGCCTCCCCACCGAGGCCGAGTGGGAGTACGCCTGCCGCGCAGGAACGACGACAGCCTGGTTCTTCGGCAGCGGCCCCGGCAAGCTCGGCGACTACGCCTGGTTCCGCGACAACTGCATGCGCACCCCGCAAGCCGTCGGCCAGAAGCTCCCCAACCCCTGGGGCCTCTACGACCTCTACGGCAACGTGTGGGAGTGGTGCCACGACTACTACGCCGAGGACTACTACAAGGCAAGCCCCGAGCGCGACCCCCGCGGCCCCGAGAAGGGCGACACCCGCGTCATTCGCGGCGGGGCGTGGAGTTCCAAGGCCACCCAGTGCCGCTCCGCCTACCGCGACCAGGAGTATCCCGAGTTCACCGACGTCTGCTTCGCCGCCGACCGCAACGGCCTCATTGGCTTCCGCTGCGTTCGGCCCGCTCCGCCGGCTCAGAAGTGA
- a CDS encoding Smr/MutS family protein, with product MPDEIKIDLHEVARDGAAIERELHDAFDEAQRLRVKCLQIVHGKGTGQLKRRVDRFLKEPQVKAVTRNIDHDSKNWGRLFIYFRWPERNNR from the coding sequence TTGCCCGACGAGATCAAGATTGACCTCCACGAGGTGGCCCGCGACGGGGCAGCCATCGAGCGGGAACTGCACGATGCCTTCGACGAGGCGCAGCGCCTTCGCGTGAAGTGCCTCCAGATCGTCCACGGCAAGGGGACAGGGCAGCTCAAGCGCCGCGTGGACCGCTTTCTCAAGGAGCCGCAGGTGAAAGCCGTCACCCGCAACATTGACCACGACTCGAAGAACTGGGGGCGCCTGTTCATCTACTTCCGCTGGCCAGAGAGGAACAACCGATGA
- a CDS encoding nucleotidyltransferase domain-containing protein, with amino-acid sequence MHQPEQLLREVVARIRRTIDPDRVILFGSRARGDEGPDSDLDILVVAPSPLPRWKRTVPLYRVLAGLGVPKDVVWWTPDEIDEWRAVRSHFITTALREGRVLYERPA; translated from the coding sequence ATGCATCAGCCCGAGCAACTGCTGCGTGAGGTGGTCGCGCGAATCCGGCGGACGATTGACCCGGACCGCGTGATCCTGTTCGGCAGCCGTGCGCGGGGCGATGAAGGGCCGGACAGCGATCTGGACATCCTGGTCGTCGCGCCGTCGCCGCTTCCGCGCTGGAAGCGCACCGTGCCCCTGTACCGCGTCCTCGCCGGCCTCGGCGTGCCGAAGGACGTCGTGTGGTGGACGCCCGACGAGATTGACGAATGGCGGGCCGTCCGCTCCCACTTCATCACCACGGCCCTGCGGGAAGGGAGGGTGCTCTATGAAAGGCCCGCGTGA
- a CDS encoding HEPN domain-containing protein: MKGPREHALGLLAKADHDLVAAKATLPTGDAYDTICFHAQQAVEKCLKALLAVKDIEYPRRHDLGELLALAKPHYPNLRPLEDAILELAPYAVDVRYDDEVTPGADDARPALDTALAVRALARLTLASGEEQPDAAAPGE, translated from the coding sequence ATGAAAGGCCCGCGTGAGCACGCCCTCGGCCTTCTCGCCAAGGCCGATCACGATCTGGTCGCCGCGAAGGCCACCCTGCCCACGGGAGACGCCTACGATACCATCTGCTTCCACGCGCAGCAGGCCGTGGAGAAATGTCTGAAGGCATTGCTGGCGGTCAAGGACATCGAGTATCCCCGAAGGCACGACCTCGGCGAGCTGCTCGCGCTGGCGAAGCCGCACTACCCCAACCTACGCCCACTTGAGGATGCCATCCTGGAACTGGCGCCCTACGCTGTGGATGTGCGGTACGACGACGAAGTTACCCCCGGTGCCGATGACGCTCGGCCCGCGCTTGACACCGCGCTCGCCGTCCGCGCCCTTGCGCGGTTGACTCTGGCGTCGGGCGAAGAGCAGCCAGACGCAGCTGCTCCTGGCGAATGA
- a CDS encoding WD40 repeat domain-containing protein yields the protein MAFAGEEAPEPALTLEGHLSLIGGLAFTPDGRTLISAGSYVDAAIYFWDAQSGELKQCHRGEKGSVACLALSPDGKTLAVGGGDTSLRLLDAASGKVIRDIAGHKGGVNAVAFSRDGKLLATACDGDEAVKLWNVASGNALHTMTIRWGAHSAAFSPDGALLAGGGRFGRLLLWNVTTGSQAISLLNGKGKITVAFSPAGGMLASGSDAPTVQLFATKGGRLLRTLPQCAPNSPLAFSPDGALLATGGPEGAVKLWNPQTGHLAATLRAHEGAVSALAFSPDGKTLASGSEDRTIHLWDVSKVGK from the coding sequence ATGGCGTTCGCCGGCGAGGAGGCGCCCGAGCCGGCCCTCACGCTCGAAGGCCACCTGTCGCTCATCGGCGGCCTGGCCTTCACGCCCGACGGCAGAACGCTCATCAGCGCGGGAAGCTACGTGGATGCCGCGATCTACTTCTGGGACGCACAGTCGGGCGAGCTCAAGCAGTGCCACCGAGGCGAGAAGGGCAGCGTGGCGTGCCTCGCCCTCTCGCCCGACGGCAAGACGCTGGCCGTCGGCGGCGGCGACACCTCGCTGCGGCTGCTCGACGCGGCTTCCGGCAAGGTCATTCGCGACATCGCCGGACATAAGGGCGGCGTGAACGCCGTGGCCTTCTCGCGCGACGGCAAGCTGCTGGCCACGGCCTGCGATGGCGACGAGGCGGTGAAGCTGTGGAACGTGGCCAGCGGCAATGCCCTTCACACGATGACCATTCGCTGGGGCGCGCACTCGGCGGCCTTCTCGCCCGATGGCGCCTTGCTCGCCGGAGGCGGCCGCTTCGGCCGACTCCTGCTGTGGAACGTCACGACGGGCAGCCAAGCCATCAGCCTTCTCAACGGCAAGGGCAAGATCACGGTGGCGTTCTCGCCCGCAGGTGGGATGCTCGCCTCCGGCAGCGACGCGCCCACGGTGCAGCTCTTCGCCACCAAGGGCGGGCGGCTGCTCCGCACGCTGCCCCAATGCGCTCCGAACTCGCCGCTGGCCTTCTCGCCCGACGGCGCGCTCCTCGCCACCGGCGGCCCCGAGGGGGCCGTCAAGCTCTGGAACCCCCAGACGGGGCATCTGGCCGCCACCCTCAGGGCCCACGAGGGCGCCGTCTCCGCCCTCGCCTTCAGCCCCGACGGCAAGACCCTCGCCAGCGGCAGTGAAGACCGCACGATCCACCTCTGGGACGTGAGCAAAGTGGGGAAGTGA
- a CDS encoding sugar phosphate isomerase/epimerase — MSSLTRREWIGAGGLGAAAVVLPARAAEPAPAAGKWRLGINTSTLRGASLEDKIRATAKAGFDSIELWSGDLSRHEKDGRPLEDLRKLLADLGLEVPNVIGIWNSMPVDEEEKTKRYEQLKPQLAQAAKVGAKHIAAVPGPDRPDLDVRWAAKRYRELLALGKEFGITVAIEFLGPIKGVHTLGQAAAIAIEADSPDARIVPDSFHLYRGGSSFAGVRYLAGAIYAVWHINDVPKEPEQFQLRDGDRILPGDGILPLPQLLRDLWASGFRGPLSVELFNQELWKKDPFEVARLCMEKMKALIAKSGVGNV, encoded by the coding sequence ATGAGCAGCCTGACGCGACGCGAGTGGATTGGAGCGGGCGGCCTGGGAGCCGCGGCAGTCGTGCTCCCGGCGCGCGCCGCCGAGCCTGCGCCCGCCGCGGGCAAGTGGAGGCTGGGCATCAACACCAGCACCCTGCGCGGCGCCAGCCTGGAAGACAAGATCCGGGCGACGGCCAAGGCGGGCTTCGACTCGATCGAGCTGTGGAGCGGCGATCTGTCGAGGCACGAGAAGGATGGGCGGCCGCTCGAGGACCTGAGGAAGCTGCTGGCAGACCTCGGGCTCGAAGTGCCCAATGTCATCGGCATCTGGAACTCGATGCCGGTGGACGAAGAGGAGAAGACGAAGCGCTACGAGCAGCTCAAGCCGCAGCTTGCCCAGGCGGCGAAGGTCGGGGCGAAGCACATCGCCGCCGTGCCCGGGCCCGACCGGCCGGACCTTGACGTGCGCTGGGCGGCGAAACGCTACCGCGAGTTGCTCGCCCTGGGCAAGGAGTTTGGCATCACGGTGGCCATCGAGTTCCTCGGCCCGATCAAGGGCGTCCACACCCTGGGCCAGGCGGCGGCCATCGCCATCGAGGCCGATAGCCCCGACGCGCGAATCGTGCCTGACTCGTTCCACCTCTACCGCGGCGGCTCGTCCTTTGCAGGCGTGCGCTACCTGGCCGGCGCGATCTACGCCGTGTGGCACATCAACGACGTGCCGAAGGAGCCCGAACAGTTCCAGCTCCGCGACGGCGACCGCATTTTGCCTGGCGACGGCATTCTGCCGCTGCCGCAGTTGCTCCGTGACCTGTGGGCCAGCGGCTTCCGCGGGCCGCTCTCGGTCGAGCTGTTCAACCAGGAACTCTGGAAGAAGGACCCCTTCGAGGTCGCGCGCCTGTGCATGGAGAAGATGAAGGCCCTGATTGCGAAGAGCGGGGTGGGCAATGTATAG
- a CDS encoding cupin domain-containing protein produces the protein MSSNIRTAAEAAAHRVEERWGSLTWLAGRGIGNAQGLTLGRVVIRRGMSNPRHSHPNCEEALYLLRGRLRHTMGDAQVVLEPGDTLVLDAGVPHNATSIGEEDAEMVVAYSSGDRGFRTEP, from the coding sequence ATGAGCAGCAACATCCGAACCGCAGCCGAGGCCGCCGCGCATCGCGTCGAGGAGCGCTGGGGCAGCCTCACGTGGCTCGCAGGGCGGGGAATCGGCAACGCCCAGGGGCTGACGTTGGGCCGTGTGGTGATCCGGAGGGGGATGTCAAACCCCCGCCACAGCCACCCGAACTGCGAGGAAGCGCTCTACCTGCTCAGAGGACGACTTCGCCACACGATGGGCGACGCCCAGGTGGTCCTGGAGCCGGGCGACACCCTCGTGCTCGATGCCGGCGTGCCCCACAACGCCACGAGCATCGGCGAGGAGGACGCCGAGATGGTCGTGGCCTACTCGTCCGGCGACCGCGGCTTCCGCACCGAACCGTGA
- a CDS encoding Gfo/Idh/MocA family oxidoreductase has protein sequence MSVHIGFHGRLVDEPEIRAGFIGCGSHAFRNIYPTFQFAPVSLVATCDLDLARAKAFAAKFGAQAAYADYRAMLAREELDAVFIVVGYDERGRPLYPKIAADCLSAGRHVWMEKPPAATCAEIEAIEQAAEASGKVAMVGLKKMFFPANEKAKELISAPGFGRVQLALLQYPQYVPTQEELMRYFAGEKVSGAVGFLDHLCHPASLMVFLLGMPASLYYERSDNGAGAATFHFASGAVALLAFTHGSSRDGGMERTTLVSDSGSHVVVENNLRIRLHRSPPYETGTGYGSAPNYYTGAPGQATASWEPEFSLGQLYNKGLFLLGYYGEVNEFARAILEGRPPAKGTLRQAWQVTRIFEGFAAGPGKPIPLQERES, from the coding sequence ATGTCCGTGCACATCGGCTTTCATGGGCGTCTGGTGGACGAGCCGGAGATTCGCGCCGGCTTCATCGGCTGCGGCTCCCACGCGTTCCGCAACATCTACCCGACGTTTCAGTTCGCCCCCGTGAGCCTGGTGGCGACGTGCGATCTCGACCTCGCGCGGGCCAAGGCCTTCGCGGCCAAGTTCGGCGCCCAAGCCGCCTACGCCGACTACCGGGCCATGCTCGCACGCGAGGAACTGGATGCCGTGTTCATCGTTGTGGGCTACGACGAGCGCGGCAGGCCGCTCTATCCGAAGATCGCGGCGGACTGCCTGAGCGCCGGGCGCCACGTGTGGATGGAGAAGCCGCCAGCGGCAACCTGCGCCGAGATCGAGGCCATCGAGCAGGCCGCCGAGGCGAGCGGCAAAGTGGCGATGGTGGGCCTCAAGAAGATGTTCTTCCCTGCCAACGAGAAGGCGAAGGAACTGATTTCGGCCCCCGGCTTCGGCCGCGTCCAGCTCGCCCTGCTCCAATACCCGCAGTATGTGCCGACGCAGGAAGAACTGATGCGGTACTTCGCCGGCGAGAAAGTGAGCGGCGCCGTCGGCTTTCTCGACCACCTGTGCCATCCTGCTTCGCTGATGGTCTTCCTGCTGGGCATGCCGGCCAGCCTCTACTATGAGCGGAGCGACAATGGCGCCGGCGCCGCCACGTTCCATTTCGCCTCGGGCGCGGTGGCCTTGCTCGCCTTCACCCATGGCTCGTCGCGCGACGGGGGAATGGAGCGCACTACCCTCGTCTCCGATTCAGGCAGTCACGTCGTCGTGGAGAACAACCTGCGCATCCGCCTCCACCGGTCGCCGCCGTACGAGACGGGCACCGGCTACGGCAGCGCGCCGAACTACTACACGGGCGCGCCTGGCCAGGCCACCGCCTCGTGGGAGCCGGAATTCTCCCTCGGCCAGCTCTACAACAAGGGGCTGTTCCTGCTCGGCTACTACGGCGAGGTCAACGAGTTCGCCCGAGCGATCCTCGAAGGACGTCCCCCCGCCAAGGGCACGCTCCGGCAGGCCTGGCAAGTGACGCGCATCTTCGAGGGCTTCGCCGCGGGGCCAGGCAAGCCAATCCCCCTCCAGGAGCGCGAGTCATGA